One Paraburkholderia agricolaris genomic region harbors:
- a CDS encoding ABC transporter permease — MSLALFKRSAAVKQATTASCDCANVPASFQRAVRPRRPLLTRVDWRGAVLPVVAIAIWWAVSEAHLSKSGLLVSPAQVLATSWQQIVSGALFKALSASLAREASGFVIGTLGGLLLGSVLGFSRLATRMIGPSFDTFKQISLFAWIPLISVWFGLGDAAKVVFLSLAALLPVAAHTCDGIHAVPRAYIEVARAFRYSRWQLIRAVILPAALPSIFTGIYLALIYSWLATLGAEYLLVAGSGIGNTLIDGSEQFRMDLVLFGVIVVGVTGWALNALARAVERAIFARRSQVPTR, encoded by the coding sequence ATGAGTCTTGCTCTTTTCAAGCGCAGCGCGGCCGTGAAGCAGGCAACTACTGCGTCCTGCGACTGCGCTAACGTGCCCGCCTCCTTCCAGCGCGCCGTGCGGCCACGCCGGCCGCTGCTCACACGCGTCGACTGGCGCGGCGCCGTCTTGCCGGTCGTCGCCATTGCAATCTGGTGGGCCGTCTCGGAAGCGCACCTGAGCAAAAGCGGCCTGCTGGTCAGCCCCGCTCAGGTGCTGGCCACCTCGTGGCAGCAGATTGTCAGCGGCGCGCTGTTCAAAGCCCTCTCCGCATCGCTCGCGCGTGAAGCCAGCGGGTTCGTGATCGGCACGCTGGGCGGCCTGCTGCTTGGCAGCGTGCTCGGTTTCTCGCGTCTCGCCACGCGCATGATCGGCCCGAGCTTCGACACGTTCAAACAGATCTCCCTGTTCGCATGGATTCCGCTGATTTCCGTGTGGTTCGGCCTCGGCGATGCGGCGAAAGTCGTGTTCCTCTCGCTCGCGGCCTTGCTGCCGGTCGCCGCGCACACATGCGACGGCATTCATGCAGTACCGCGCGCCTATATCGAAGTCGCGCGCGCATTCCGCTATTCGCGCTGGCAATTGATCCGCGCGGTCATTCTGCCAGCCGCGCTGCCGTCGATTTTCACCGGCATCTATCTCGCGCTGATCTATTCGTGGCTTGCCACCCTCGGCGCGGAATATCTGCTGGTGGCGGGCAGCGGGATCGGCAACACGCTGATCGACGGCAGCGAACAGTTCCGCATGGATCTGGTGCTGTTCGGCGTGATCGTGGTCGGGGTGACCGGCTGGGCGCTGAACGCGCTGGCGCGCGCGGTGGAACGGGCGATCTTTGCGCGCCGTTCACAGGTGCCAACACGATAG
- a CDS encoding LLM class flavin-dependent oxidoreductase, protein MSGENQQKRQIKLGAFLMETGHHIAAWRHPDAHASGGLDFAHYAELAQIAERAKFDAVFFADSVSVRDTNLPALSRTARADHFEPLTLLSALSVVTKHVGLIATVSTTFNEPYNLARKFASLDHLSGGRSGWNLVTSSTESEALNFSFERHPEHAIRYERAREFYDVVAGLWDSWEDDAFIRDKASGVYFDPDKLHVLGHAGKHFKVRGPLNVARSPQGWPVVVQAGASEAGRELAAQTAEVIFVAHQTLDEAQSFYRDVKGRLAKYGRAPDHLKIMPGIFPIIGRTQEEADAKFAALQDLIHPTVGLSLLSNMSGGVDLSQYPVDGPLPELPETNGGKSRQRLLFDLARRENLTIRDLYLRIAGARGHQQVVGTPQSIADQLQQWFEEEGADGFNIMSPWLPGGLTEFAELVVPELQRRGLFRTEYEGRTLRENLGLPRPANRYTDVAKQPPATFSFARSLA, encoded by the coding sequence ATGAGCGGTGAAAATCAGCAGAAGCGGCAGATCAAACTGGGCGCTTTCCTGATGGAGACAGGCCACCATATCGCCGCATGGCGACATCCGGATGCGCACGCAAGTGGCGGACTCGACTTCGCACACTATGCGGAACTTGCGCAGATCGCGGAGCGCGCCAAATTCGATGCGGTATTTTTCGCCGACAGCGTGAGCGTACGCGACACGAATCTGCCCGCACTATCGCGCACGGCGCGCGCCGATCATTTCGAACCGTTGACGCTGCTGTCCGCGCTTTCGGTCGTGACGAAACACGTCGGGCTGATCGCAACCGTCTCTACGACATTCAACGAACCGTATAACCTCGCGCGCAAATTCGCGTCGCTCGATCATCTGAGCGGCGGCCGCTCGGGCTGGAATCTCGTCACGTCGAGCACCGAATCCGAGGCGCTCAATTTCAGTTTCGAACGCCATCCGGAGCACGCGATCCGCTATGAACGCGCGCGCGAGTTCTACGACGTGGTCGCCGGCCTGTGGGATAGCTGGGAAGACGATGCGTTTATCCGCGACAAGGCAAGCGGCGTCTATTTCGACCCGGACAAGCTGCATGTGCTCGGCCACGCCGGCAAGCACTTCAAGGTGCGCGGTCCGCTGAACGTCGCGCGTTCGCCGCAGGGGTGGCCGGTTGTGGTGCAGGCCGGCGCATCGGAGGCGGGACGCGAACTCGCGGCGCAAACCGCGGAGGTGATCTTCGTCGCGCATCAGACGCTCGACGAAGCGCAGTCGTTCTATCGCGACGTCAAAGGCCGTCTCGCGAAATATGGCCGTGCGCCGGATCATCTGAAGATCATGCCGGGTATTTTCCCGATCATCGGCCGCACCCAGGAAGAAGCCGACGCGAAATTCGCCGCGCTGCAGGACCTGATCCATCCGACTGTGGGCCTGTCGCTGCTGTCGAATATGTCGGGCGGTGTGGACCTGTCCCAGTACCCCGTCGACGGCCCGCTGCCCGAGCTGCCGGAAACCAACGGCGGCAAGAGCCGCCAACGCCTGTTGTTCGATCTCGCGCGGCGCGAAAACCTGACCATTCGCGATCTGTACCTGCGTATTGCCGGCGCGCGCGGCCATCAGCAGGTGGTCGGCACGCCGCAAAGCATCGCGGACCAGTTGCAGCAATGGTTCGAAGAAGAAGGCGCCGATGGCTTCAACATCATGTCGCCGTGGTTGCCGGGCGGCTTGACCGAGTTCGCCGAACTGGTGGTGCCGGAACTGCAACGGCGTGGACTTTTCCGCACCGAATACGAGGGACGCACGCTGCGCGAGAATCTCGGGCTGCCGCGACCTGCCAACCGTTATACCGACGTGGCAAAACAGCCGCCCGCCACGTTCTCTTTCGCCAGGAGTCTCGCATGA
- a CDS encoding TauD/TfdA dioxygenase family protein encodes MSAAALQETQSIQVNPLSAHIGAEIHGVDLTQKLDARQIAEIRAALLKWRVVFFREQFLTHEQHVAFSAQFGELTLGHPVFGHVEGHPEVYSISKYRKATRFEGQTLQRPWTGWHTDVTAAVNPPWASILRGVTIPPYGGDTQWTSLVAAYQKLSAPLRAFVDGLRGLHRFTPPAGASGTEAFVKAVEQRILVTEHPLVRVHPETGERALYVSPSFLKSIVGVTPRESHVLLELLWEHVTRPEFTVRFKWEAGSVAFWDNRATAHLAPTDIFDLDFDRQLYRTTLVGDVPVGPDGTPSVVIEGSPVSAAAAVALN; translated from the coding sequence ATGAGCGCAGCCGCATTGCAGGAAACACAGTCGATTCAGGTCAACCCGCTTTCCGCGCATATCGGCGCCGAAATTCACGGTGTCGATCTCACGCAGAAACTGGATGCGCGCCAGATCGCGGAGATTCGCGCGGCGCTGCTCAAATGGCGCGTCGTGTTCTTTCGCGAGCAATTCCTGACGCACGAACAACACGTCGCGTTCTCGGCACAGTTCGGCGAGCTGACCCTGGGGCATCCGGTGTTCGGCCATGTCGAGGGCCACCCGGAGGTCTACTCGATCTCCAAGTACCGCAAGGCCACGCGTTTCGAGGGACAAACGCTGCAACGCCCCTGGACCGGCTGGCATACGGACGTAACCGCCGCGGTCAATCCGCCCTGGGCCTCGATCCTGCGCGGCGTGACGATTCCGCCTTACGGCGGCGACACGCAGTGGACCAGCCTCGTGGCCGCGTATCAGAAGCTCTCCGCACCGTTGCGTGCGTTCGTCGACGGCTTGCGCGGGCTGCATCGTTTCACGCCGCCTGCCGGCGCGAGCGGTACGGAGGCGTTTGTGAAAGCCGTCGAGCAACGCATTCTCGTCACCGAACATCCGCTCGTCAGAGTGCATCCGGAAACCGGCGAGCGGGCACTGTATGTGAGCCCGAGCTTCCTGAAGTCGATCGTCGGCGTGACGCCGCGCGAGAGCCACGTGCTGCTCGAACTGCTCTGGGAACATGTAACACGGCCGGAATTCACCGTGCGTTTCAAATGGGAGGCCGGCAGCGTCGCCTTCTGGGACAACCGCGCGACGGCTCACCTCGCCCCCACCGATATTTTCGATCTCGACTTCGACCGGCAGTTGTATCGCACCACGCTGGTCGGCGACGTGCCGGTGGGGCCGGACGGCACGCCCTCGGTGGTGATCGAAGGCTCGCCGGTGAGCGCCGCAGCCGCAGTCGCGTTGAACTGA
- a CDS encoding ABC transporter substrate-binding protein: protein MRYFRLLKSFFAVAALSLTAVHAYADKPAVIRIGVAQQGNGDPPTFGGSPAATVQLQQSLEKEFAADGIKVEWLFFKGAGPAVNEAIANNSLDFAYQGDLPAVLGRANGLKTRLLLASGVRSGVKIAVPPDSDIRSIKDLKGRRVSIFRGTNLQLVADNALAANQLDERDLRVINLDSASSLAALASKGIDASINDYHLYKLRDQGLAKIVYESQNDGPQFTRQAHLLVLDDFDRAHPDIVQRVVNVVVKGAQWSSDEANRDALFKLWAKSGVPYSSWQAEFANQSLKDRNSPLIDPFIVARYKAVAADALKLKLIRQPVQVDGWFETKYLDNALRTQQLDHYWTRYDAAGKPLS from the coding sequence ATGCGCTATTTCCGTCTGCTGAAATCTTTCTTCGCCGTGGCGGCCCTGTCGCTCACCGCGGTTCACGCCTATGCCGACAAGCCGGCGGTGATTCGCATCGGCGTCGCGCAACAAGGCAACGGCGATCCCCCGACCTTTGGCGGATCGCCTGCGGCGACGGTGCAATTGCAGCAGTCGCTCGAGAAAGAATTCGCCGCCGACGGCATTAAGGTCGAGTGGCTGTTCTTCAAAGGCGCCGGCCCCGCGGTCAACGAAGCGATCGCCAACAATTCACTCGACTTCGCCTACCAGGGCGATCTGCCCGCGGTGCTCGGCCGCGCCAACGGCTTGAAAACGCGCCTGCTGCTCGCCTCGGGCGTCCGCTCCGGCGTCAAGATCGCCGTGCCCCCGGATTCGGACATCCGCTCGATCAAAGACCTGAAAGGCCGGCGCGTGTCGATCTTTCGCGGCACCAATCTGCAGCTCGTCGCGGACAATGCGCTCGCCGCCAATCAGCTCGACGAGCGGGATCTGCGCGTGATCAATCTCGACTCCGCGAGTTCGCTTGCCGCGCTGGCGTCCAAAGGAATCGACGCGTCGATCAACGATTACCACCTGTACAAGTTGCGTGACCAGGGCCTCGCGAAGATCGTCTACGAATCGCAGAACGATGGGCCGCAGTTCACCCGTCAGGCCCATCTGCTGGTGCTCGACGACTTCGATCGCGCGCATCCGGATATCGTGCAACGCGTCGTCAACGTAGTCGTCAAAGGCGCGCAATGGTCGTCCGATGAAGCGAACCGCGACGCGCTCTTCAAGCTGTGGGCCAAAAGCGGGGTGCCCTATTCCTCCTGGCAGGCCGAATTCGCCAATCAAAGCCTGAAGGATCGCAACTCGCCGCTGATCGACCCGTTCATCGTCGCGCGCTATAAGGCGGTTGCCGCGGATGCACTGAAACTCAAACTGATCCGTCAGCCGGTCCAGGTCGACGGCTGGTTCGAGACGAAATATCTCGACAACGCGCTACGCACGCAACAACTCGACCACTACTGGACGCGCTACGACGCCGCCGGCAAGCCGCTTAGCTAA
- a CDS encoding SfnB family sulfur acquisition oxidoreductase, translating into MTLQASPVAAAEHPAAAPRSYPPAHIISSDAEAIGIAQNLASRFAVDAARRDRERRLPLDELNACSQAGLWAMTVPKAYGGAQVSYVTVGRVFAILAAADPSIAQIQQNHNSAVFWLWKTGSEQQRSHFLGAILRGARFGNANVDAGPQPVPGPRMGITPDEDGYRLSGRKLYATGALFADYVSTIGQDEQGRRIVAIVPAGHPGMNIVDDWESFGQKTTASGTVIFDNVWVPALNVLPIYRSYEEWPQNAITQISHAGIDAGIARAALDATIAFIRQRASNPSTPPTGPIHSDPYVIFQLGELKTRLHAAEAMLERAGHEIDLCLADPQPDSLAKASIAVAEAKALTTEIAIQAGNQLFDLAGTRSTHPSFNLDRHWRDARVHTLHDPVRWKYAAVGNFYLNGVRPPSSGQT; encoded by the coding sequence ATGACTCTGCAGGCTTCACCCGTTGCGGCCGCCGAACACCCGGCGGCCGCACCTCGTTCCTATCCACCCGCACACATCATCAGCTCCGACGCTGAGGCAATCGGCATCGCGCAGAATCTCGCCAGCCGCTTCGCCGTGGATGCCGCGCGCCGCGACCGGGAGCGCAGGTTGCCGCTCGACGAACTGAACGCCTGTTCGCAAGCGGGACTTTGGGCAATGACCGTGCCCAAGGCCTACGGCGGCGCCCAGGTCTCCTATGTCACGGTCGGGCGCGTGTTCGCGATTCTTGCCGCGGCCGATCCGTCGATCGCGCAAATCCAGCAGAACCATAACAGCGCCGTGTTCTGGCTCTGGAAAACCGGCAGCGAACAACAACGCTCCCATTTCCTCGGTGCGATCCTGCGCGGTGCTCGCTTCGGCAACGCCAACGTCGATGCGGGTCCGCAGCCGGTCCCCGGCCCTCGGATGGGCATTACACCGGATGAGGACGGCTATCGCCTGTCCGGCCGCAAGCTCTATGCAACCGGCGCCCTGTTTGCCGACTATGTCTCGACCATCGGCCAGGACGAACAGGGTCGCCGCATCGTGGCGATCGTGCCCGCAGGACATCCGGGCATGAACATCGTCGACGATTGGGAGAGTTTCGGTCAGAAGACCACCGCGAGCGGAACGGTCATCTTCGACAATGTATGGGTACCCGCGCTCAACGTCCTGCCGATTTACCGAAGCTACGAAGAATGGCCGCAAAACGCCATCACCCAGATCAGTCACGCCGGTATCGATGCGGGTATCGCACGCGCCGCCCTCGACGCGACGATCGCCTTTATCCGGCAACGCGCGTCCAATCCGTCCACCCCGCCAACAGGGCCGATTCATTCCGATCCGTACGTCATCTTCCAGCTCGGCGAACTGAAGACCCGATTGCACGCGGCCGAGGCGATGCTGGAGCGTGCCGGACACGAGATCGACTTATGCCTCGCCGACCCGCAACCCGACTCGCTTGCCAAGGCGTCGATCGCCGTGGCCGAAGCCAAGGCGTTGACAACCGAAATCGCGATCCAGGCCGGCAACCAGCTGTTCGATCTGGCGGGCACCCGCTCGACGCATCCGTCATTCAATCTCGACCGGCATTGGCGCGACGCACGGGTTCATACCCTGCACGACCCGGTGCGCTGGAAATACGCCGCCGTCGGCAACTTCTATCTGAACGGCGTCCGACCACCCAGTAGCGGACAGACCTGA
- a CDS encoding ABC transporter permease, giving the protein MSETALHVDRDRLGHAAAAPRAPLYRNARLRALAWRLAPWVLPTVLFALWSIGCERGWIAPQILPPPQRVFDTFVELAKSGDLVSNTLISLQRVLVGFAAGTLLGFALGAALGLSRTFEAYVLPSFNALVQIPVLGWLPFLLLLVGVGEPLKYILIAHAALVPVTLSTLQGFRQTPASLDEVARVFEYSGWQRIFYLVLPAAVPTLATGVRLAFTKAWLALVVVELVASSEGLGYLIVYGRQLFQLDLVMASVVVVGAIGYAMNRLLDALEARLRRGQPSAFRE; this is encoded by the coding sequence ATGAGCGAAACCGCACTCCATGTCGACCGCGACCGGCTTGGCCACGCTGCCGCGGCGCCGCGCGCGCCGCTCTACCGCAATGCACGCTTGCGCGCCCTCGCCTGGCGGCTCGCGCCGTGGGTATTGCCGACCGTCCTGTTCGCCTTATGGAGCATCGGTTGCGAGCGCGGCTGGATCGCGCCGCAGATCCTGCCGCCGCCCCAACGCGTGTTCGATACGTTCGTCGAGCTTGCGAAGAGCGGCGACCTGGTCAGCAACACGCTGATCAGCCTGCAACGCGTGCTGGTCGGTTTCGCTGCGGGCACGCTGCTCGGTTTTGCGCTTGGCGCGGCACTCGGCCTGTCGCGCACCTTCGAAGCCTACGTGTTGCCGAGCTTCAATGCGCTCGTGCAGATTCCGGTGCTCGGCTGGCTGCCGTTTCTACTGCTGCTCGTCGGTGTAGGCGAACCGCTCAAATACATTCTGATCGCGCATGCCGCGCTGGTTCCCGTGACGTTGAGCACGCTGCAAGGATTCCGCCAGACCCCCGCTTCGCTCGATGAAGTCGCACGCGTATTCGAATACAGCGGCTGGCAACGAATCTTTTATCTCGTGCTGCCCGCAGCCGTGCCGACGCTTGCCACCGGCGTGCGGCTTGCGTTCACCAAAGCCTGGCTCGCGCTGGTGGTGGTCGAACTGGTGGCCTCGTCCGAGGGGCTCGGCTATCTGATCGTCTACGGCCGGCAGTTGTTTCAGCTCGATCTGGTGATGGCGTCGGTGGTGGTGGTCGGCGCGATTGGTTACGCGATGAATCGTTTGCTCGACGCACTCGAAGCGCGTTTGCGGCGCGGTCAACCGTCGGCGTTTCGCGAGTAA
- a CDS encoding ABC transporter ATP-binding protein, whose product MTSSTLAESIDILHVSKRYAQQDGTPLAVLDDISLRVRPGEFVSVVGSSGCGKSTLLRLIAGLDTDYTGDIVVAGEKVRDTSLERGIVFQDHRLFPWLTASQNILAALRNAPLSVREKRDAVAQHIELVGLKGFENAYPHQLSGGMAQRVAIARGLVNRPRVLLLDEPFGALDALTRGRLQNELQRIWEHERITMILVTHDVDEALYLGDRVVTMAPRPGRIKRIVDVPLPRPRDRNDPRFIRLRDEVLADFAEHDGARRAPHEDEPPHSGTRIPVASPSITEWRLAW is encoded by the coding sequence ATGACTTCTTCCACGCTTGCCGAAAGCATCGACATTCTCCACGTCAGCAAACGCTATGCGCAGCAGGACGGCACACCGCTCGCGGTACTCGACGACATCAGCCTGCGGGTGCGTCCCGGCGAATTCGTCAGCGTGGTCGGATCGAGCGGTTGCGGCAAGTCGACCTTGCTACGTCTGATCGCGGGACTGGATACCGACTACACCGGCGATATCGTCGTTGCCGGCGAAAAGGTCCGCGATACGTCGCTCGAACGCGGCATCGTGTTTCAGGATCATCGACTGTTTCCGTGGCTCACGGCGTCGCAGAACATTCTCGCCGCGTTGCGTAATGCGCCGCTGTCGGTGCGTGAAAAACGCGATGCGGTCGCGCAGCACATCGAACTCGTCGGCCTGAAAGGCTTCGAGAATGCGTATCCGCATCAGTTGTCGGGCGGCATGGCGCAACGCGTGGCGATCGCCCGCGGTCTCGTGAACCGGCCGCGCGTGCTGCTGCTCGACGAGCCGTTCGGCGCGCTCGATGCGCTCACGCGTGGCCGCTTGCAGAACGAACTGCAACGGATCTGGGAACACGAGCGCATTACGATGATTCTTGTCACGCACGACGTCGACGAAGCGCTTTACCTCGGTGACCGCGTCGTCACGATGGCGCCGCGGCCCGGTCGCATCAAACGGATTGTCGACGTGCCCTTGCCGCGTCCACGCGACCGTAACGATCCCCGCTTCATTCGTTTGCGCGACGAAGTATTGGCCGATTTCGCCGAACACGACGGCGCGCGCCGCGCCCCTCACGAAGACGAACCGCCGCACAGCGGCACGCGCATTCCGGTCGCGAGTCCGTCGATCACCGAATGGCGGCTCGCGTGGTGA
- a CDS encoding LLM class flavin-dependent oxidoreductase, with protein MTAPSPASPASADATRDASPFVPVRSPATFADSPVSRALEEPLLLGLFLPIQAGGWSASTLARSTDWSFDYNLALVQKAEALGFDLVFALSQWLPKGGYGGVFNGEALDSFMSLAAMTARTERIILVATSHVLYGPWHPLHFAKFTATLDHISKGRWGINVVTGHRAIEHEMFGWHRIEHDRRYELAAEFLDAVQQLWAQPENFSFAPELSSWKLDKAFVTPKPRYGRPLLVNATGSDAGIDFAARYSDIVFITSPAGSEIEGALAALPAHTARVKAAAAKHGRKIRTLINPMVICRETEAEARAYRDAIVAHGDEGSFHRFESDAHAWRGNAEQRNQAASRAVGGNISIVGSPQQIADYIARLHQAGVDGVQLSFFDFQPDLDFFGERVLPLLREAGLRY; from the coding sequence CTGACCGCGCCCTCGCCCGCCTCGCCAGCTTCCGCCGACGCGACGCGCGACGCGTCCCCTTTTGTTCCGGTCCGCTCGCCTGCCACGTTCGCGGATAGCCCCGTCTCGCGCGCACTGGAGGAGCCCCTGCTGCTCGGACTGTTCCTGCCGATTCAGGCGGGCGGCTGGAGCGCTTCGACACTGGCACGCAGCACCGACTGGTCATTCGACTACAACCTGGCACTTGTGCAGAAGGCCGAGGCGTTAGGCTTCGATCTCGTCTTCGCTTTGTCGCAATGGTTGCCGAAGGGTGGCTACGGCGGCGTATTCAACGGCGAAGCGCTGGACTCCTTCATGTCGCTCGCCGCGATGACCGCGCGTACCGAGCGCATCATTCTGGTCGCCACCAGCCATGTGCTTTATGGTCCCTGGCATCCGCTGCATTTCGCGAAGTTCACCGCGACGCTCGATCACATTTCGAAAGGCCGCTGGGGCATCAACGTCGTCACCGGTCATCGCGCCATCGAGCACGAAATGTTCGGCTGGCACCGTATCGAACATGACCGGCGCTATGAACTTGCCGCCGAGTTTCTCGACGCCGTTCAGCAACTATGGGCGCAGCCGGAGAACTTCAGCTTCGCGCCCGAGCTTTCCTCGTGGAAGCTGGACAAGGCCTTCGTCACGCCAAAGCCGCGTTATGGGCGCCCGTTGCTCGTCAATGCGACCGGCTCGGATGCCGGCATCGATTTCGCTGCCCGGTACTCCGACATCGTGTTCATCACGAGCCCCGCCGGCTCCGAGATCGAGGGCGCGCTGGCCGCGTTGCCGGCTCACACGGCGCGTGTGAAAGCCGCAGCGGCGAAACACGGCCGCAAGATCCGCACGTTGATCAATCCGATGGTGATCTGCCGCGAGACAGAAGCCGAGGCACGCGCCTATCGCGACGCAATCGTCGCACACGGCGACGAGGGCAGTTTCCACCGTTTCGAAAGCGATGCGCATGCGTGGCGCGGCAACGCGGAACAGCGCAATCAGGCGGCTTCGCGCGCGGTGGGCGGCAACATCTCGATCGTCGGCTCGCCGCAGCAGATCGCCGACTACATCGCGCGTTTGCATCAGGCCGGCGTCGACGGCGTGCAATTGAGCTTCTTCGATTTTCAGCCGGACCTGGATTTCTTCGGCGAGCGCGTGCTGCCGCTGTTGCGCGAAGCCGGCTTACGGTACTGA
- a CDS encoding ABC transporter substrate-binding protein, with amino-acid sequence MSQLWYTRCPAPTPFGITAQKGWLEEEFAADGIDVKALQDADDVQIRRSHFTHTQPWSFRQGGNIPALWARAQGSDTRLIGLSWVDEFQALITLDRQLDTSPESLAGRRFGFPLNTRASVVDFHRATALRGFSSLLGVLGVQLEDIDLVDLPHTPRSLEDAKPAADAPLADWLDAQRSHEFAREAEALLRGEADVVFVKGATGLDITNLLNARILVDISAQPNRALHANNGTPRPLTVDAQLLRERPDLVERVLARTLDTGAWAADHAGEVAQYVARETRSAEHWVERAYPGGLHRQLTIGLDPHALAALADFKRFLFTWGFIPSDFDFDAWVDPTPLRAALARRQALTASV; translated from the coding sequence ATGAGCCAACTTTGGTATACGCGCTGCCCCGCCCCCACGCCGTTCGGCATTACCGCGCAAAAAGGCTGGCTGGAAGAGGAATTCGCTGCCGACGGCATCGACGTCAAGGCGCTGCAGGATGCCGACGACGTGCAGATTCGCCGCTCGCATTTCACGCACACGCAACCCTGGTCGTTCCGCCAGGGCGGCAATATTCCCGCGCTTTGGGCACGTGCCCAGGGCAGCGACACCCGGTTGATCGGCTTGAGCTGGGTAGATGAATTCCAGGCACTGATCACGCTGGACCGGCAACTCGACACGAGCCCCGAATCTCTTGCCGGACGCCGCTTTGGCTTCCCGCTCAACACTCGCGCGAGCGTGGTCGATTTTCATCGCGCGACCGCGTTGCGCGGTTTTTCTTCGCTGCTCGGCGTGCTGGGTGTGCAACTCGAAGACATCGATCTGGTCGATCTGCCGCACACTCCACGCAGCCTTGAAGACGCGAAACCCGCCGCCGATGCCCCGCTCGCCGACTGGCTCGATGCGCAACGCTCGCACGAATTCGCGCGTGAAGCCGAGGCGCTGCTGCGCGGTGAAGCCGACGTCGTGTTCGTGAAAGGCGCGACAGGCCTCGATATTACCAACCTGCTCAACGCCAGGATTCTGGTCGACATCAGCGCCCAGCCCAACCGGGCATTGCATGCGAATAACGGCACGCCACGCCCGCTGACCGTGGATGCGCAACTGCTGCGCGAGCGCCCCGACCTGGTCGAACGCGTACTGGCGCGCACGCTGGACACCGGCGCGTGGGCCGCCGATCACGCGGGCGAGGTGGCACAGTACGTTGCACGCGAAACGCGCAGCGCCGAGCATTGGGTTGAGCGTGCGTACCCGGGCGGTCTGCACCGGCAACTGACGATCGGACTCGACCCCCACGCGCTGGCCGCACTCGCCGACTTCAAACGCTTTCTGTTCACATGGGGCTTCATTCCATCGGACTTCGATTTCGACGCCTGGGTGGACCCCACGCCCCTTCGCGCAGCGCTCGCACGACGGCAGGCACTGACCGCTTCGGTTTGA
- a CDS encoding alpha-hydroxy acid oxidase: protein MLSCVADYRIAARKRLPRLAFDYLDGGAEDGDALRRNAEAYRQWLFKPRVLTDVSCCSSATQFFGREAAAPLIVGPTGLNGLFWPRADELLAHAASEAGLPFVLSTASTSLLEDVRAAAPRGDLWMQLYVQQDRGIAEDLMRRASAAGFSTLVLTVDVPVHGKRDHDTRNGFALPLRLSPRLIADCMRHPHWCWQMARHGSPQLKNIAHSVGERADLSRHAAMLSRQMDLTLGWADLEWVRRHWSGKLIVKGIQGRDDALLALAHGTDGIVLSNHGGRQLGSTFAPLELLPDIVEAVGNRLDVFVDGGVRRGSDALKAVSLGARGVLLGRAPLYGLASRGGAGVKEVLALMLQEMHIAMRLLGCSALAQLQPGLVERAA from the coding sequence ATGCTTTCATGCGTAGCCGATTATCGGATCGCCGCCCGGAAACGTCTGCCGCGCCTTGCCTTCGACTATCTCGACGGCGGCGCCGAGGACGGCGACGCCTTGCGCCGCAATGCCGAGGCTTACCGCCAGTGGCTCTTCAAACCGCGTGTGCTGACCGACGTGTCGTGCTGCTCCAGCGCCACGCAGTTTTTCGGACGCGAGGCGGCCGCCCCATTGATCGTCGGGCCGACCGGTCTGAACGGCCTGTTCTGGCCGCGTGCCGACGAACTGCTCGCCCACGCCGCGAGCGAGGCAGGTTTGCCCTTCGTTCTGTCGACCGCCTCCACTTCCCTGCTCGAAGACGTGCGCGCCGCCGCGCCGCGCGGCGACCTGTGGATGCAGCTCTACGTGCAGCAGGATCGCGGCATTGCCGAAGACCTGATGCGGCGCGCGAGCGCGGCCGGTTTTTCCACACTGGTCCTGACGGTGGATGTGCCGGTGCACGGCAAACGCGATCACGACACCCGCAACGGCTTCGCGCTGCCTTTACGGCTATCGCCGCGGCTCATCGCCGATTGCATGCGCCATCCGCACTGGTGCTGGCAGATGGCGCGCCATGGTTCGCCGCAGTTGAAAAACATCGCGCACAGCGTCGGCGAGCGGGCCGATCTGTCACGTCACGCCGCCATGCTCAGCCGGCAGATGGACTTGACGCTCGGCTGGGCGGATCTCGAATGGGTTCGGCGGCACTGGAGCGGCAAGCTGATCGTGAAAGGCATCCAGGGGCGCGACGACGCATTGCTGGCGCTCGCCCATGGAACGGATGGGATCGTGCTGTCGAATCACGGCGGACGGCAATTGGGCAGCACGTTCGCGCCGCTCGAACTGTTGCCGGACATCGTCGAAGCCGTGGGGAACCGTCTCGATGTTTTCGTCGACGGCGGCGTGCGGCGCGGCAGCGATGCATTGAAAGCCGTCTCTCTGGGCGCCCGTGGTGTTCTGCTCGGACGCGCGCCGCTTTACGGTCTGGCCTCGCGCGGGGGCGCCGGCGTCAAAGAGGTGCTGGCCCTGATGCTGCAGGAGATGCATATCGCCATGCGTCTGCTGGGATGTAGCGCGCTCGCTCAACTGCAACCGGGGCTGGTCGAGCGTGCCGCATGA